From the Lactobacillus johnsonii genome, the window GGAGCAAGTGGCATGAACAAGGGAGCGCTATTTACCGCTACTGCCTTATCTGCTGCTTTCACTTGTATTGTAATGGGAGTAATTGCCAATTATCCTATTGCCTCTGCACCAACTTTAGGACTGAATGCATTCTTTACTTATACGGTCTGCTTAGGGATGCATGTAAAATGGCAGACTGCTTTAGCTGCCGTTTTCGTTGCTTCAATTCTTTTCATCTTACTGACCGTATTTAAAGTACGTGAGATGATTATTGATGCTATTCCTAGTGATATCAAATATGCTATTTCTGCTGGTATTGGTTTATTTATTGCCTTCATTGGTCTTCAAGGTGGTAATTTAATTAGTAAAAGTGATTCAACTTTAGTTACTGTTGGTTCCTTAAATAATCCACTTGTTTGGATTACAATCTTTGGTTTAGTAGTAACGATTTTCTTAATGATTGCCAAGGTTCCTGGTGCAATCTTTATCGGAATGATTGTTGCGGCTATTTTCGGTATTATAATTGGTCAAATTCCAATGCCAAAAGCATTTATTTCAGGCATTCCAAGTCTTTCACCAATTTTTGGCCAAGCTATTTTTCATATTAGTGATATCAATACAGTTCAAATGTGGATTGTCGTCTTTACATTTTTACTAGTCACTTTCTTTGATACTACTGGTACTCTAATCGGTCTTGTTCAACAAGCTGGCCTTATGAAAGATAACAAAATGCCACGTGCTGGTGAAGCTTTAGCCGCTGACTCATCCGGTATGTTAGTAGGATCTGTTCTTGGTACTTCCCCAGTTGGTGCCTTTGTTGAATCAAGTGCTGGTATTGCAGTCGGTGGTAGAACTGGTTTAACCGCTGTTTGGGTTGGTATTTTCTTCTTGATTTCTACTATTTTTAGTCCAATCTTGAGTGTCTTCACTACTCAAGTAACTGCTCCTGCTTTGATAATCGTTGGAGTATTAATGGCTGAAAACTTGGCGCACGTTCACTGGACTGATCTTGAAATCGCAATTCCATGTTTCTTAATTGCTCTTGGTATGCCACTTACCTACTCCATTTCAGATGGACTTGGCTGGGGACTAATCATTTACCCAGTATCTATGCTAGCAGCTAAGAGATTTAAAGAAATTACGCCAATGATGTGGATCCTGTTCTTTATTTTTGTTATTTACTTCGTTGTTCTGAATGTTAAATAGTATACGCAGGTAAACCAATCAGCTCTAGTAGCTGATTGGTTTTTTATTTCCTAGGAAATTCTCTGGCTTATTTGCCTATCTACTGAATTTCTGCTAGAATACTTAACAATCAAGTTATCTATATATCGTCGAAATAAGGTCGACAGTATCTACCCTGAGCCATAAATTCAGGACTATAGGTATCAGACGTCATAAATTGCTTTAAAGGACATCTTTTACCCGTGGCTCTTGGGTAAACTGTGTCCTTTTTTCATTTTTATTTTATGTTGGAGAAATGATGCAATTTTTAGACAAAATCTTTCATTTAGAGGATGCTCATACTAATGTCAAACGTGAATTAATTGCAGCCTTAACCACGTTTGTTTCATTGTCATACATCCTTTTTGTTAACCCGAATATTTTAAGTGCAGCTGGTATTAATAAAGGAGCTGCCTTTACTGTTACTGCTATTGCAACAGCAATTGGTTGTTTCTTAATGGGATTTATTGCGAATTATCCTATTGCCTTAGCACCGACACTTGGTAGTGCAGCCTTTTTCTCATATAACGTTGTTATCGGAATGCATATTAATTGGCAAACTGCCCTAGCTAGTGTGTTAGTAGCTTCAATTTTATTCAT encodes:
- a CDS encoding NCS2 family permease, translated to MNSIGKFFHLNENHTSFKTEFLAGLTTFVSMSYILFVNPAVLGASGMNKGALFTATALSAAFTCIVMGVIANYPIASAPTLGLNAFFTYTVCLGMHVKWQTALAAVFVASILFILLTVFKVREMIIDAIPSDIKYAISAGIGLFIAFIGLQGGNLISKSDSTLVTVGSLNNPLVWITIFGLVVTIFLMIAKVPGAIFIGMIVAAIFGIIIGQIPMPKAFISGIPSLSPIFGQAIFHISDINTVQMWIVVFTFLLVTFFDTTGTLIGLVQQAGLMKDNKMPRAGEALAADSSGMLVGSVLGTSPVGAFVESSAGIAVGGRTGLTAVWVGIFFLISTIFSPILSVFTTQVTAPALIIVGVLMAENLAHVHWTDLEIAIPCFLIALGMPLTYSISDGLGWGLIIYPVSMLAAKRFKEITPMMWILFFIFVIYFVVLNVK